A segment of the Leptospira hartskeerlii genome:
ACTCTGATCCGAATAACGCCTAACCTGGATTCCAATGCTCCTCCTTATAAAATTCCGGAAGATAATCCTTATAAAAATTCACCGGGCTTCTTACCGGAAATTTGGGCCTATGGACTTAGAAATCCTTGGAAGTTCTCATTCGATACAAAAAAGGGAGATCTGTATCTGGCAGATGTAGGACAGGACGAGTGGGAAGAAGTAGATCTGGTTCTAAAAGGCAAAAATTACGGTTGGAATATAAAGGAAGGGTTTCACTGCTTTTTACCTAAGACGGAATGTGAAAAACCGGGATTAACCGATCCAATTCTGGAATATGATCATGATTTAGGCCGTTCTATCACTGGTGGGTATGTTTACAGAGGGAAAAATCTCTCTAAATACTATGGATGGTACATTTTTGCCGACTTTGTTTCCGGAAAACTACTTGGTTTCTCTACCGAAACAGAAGGTAAAAGGAAACTAACTGTACTCGGGAGCACTCACTTCCTAATCAGCACATTTGGCCAAGATTCCTCAGGGGAGCTGTATTTTGGTGATTTTAGTTCAGGAAATATCTTCCAAATTGGAAAAAAAATTGAAATAAATTGAAAATCCCAAATCCATAGATGTTAACCCAATATAGATCGGACTGCCTCCACCGCGGTTTCTGATTAATCTCGATCAAAGAAGGATAGGGGTATGAATAAGATCATTTCCGTTGCATCAGCCGTCCTAATGGTCGGTCTGTTGACATCCGGAGCTTGTAAAAAGCCTGCGGAGAACGCGGATTCCGCGAACGCAAAACAGAGCCAACCATCGGCAATCGTAGTATTTAGCGTAGGGGAAGCAAAAATCCAACACGCTGATTTAACTGAAGACAAAGCTAGTCTTGGAACTGTCCTGAAAGAAGGGGACAAAGTTGAAACCAAGGCAAAAGCAAAAGTTGATATCCAATTTTCCGACGGTTCAGCTGTTCGTTTGGCTGAAAAGTCTAGCTTGGAATTCTCCGCTCTCGCTTTGAATACCCAAGGAAACACTGACACTAGACTGTCCTTAGTTTCCGGAAAAGTTTTCGCTAAAGTAAATAAAGCAAGCAAAGACGACCAGTTCTCTGTAGTAACTCCGACCGCAATCGCGGGAGTTAGAGGAACTTCTTTCGTTGTGGATCGTACTAAAAACGACAGATCTGTCGTAAAAGTATTAGAAGGATCCGTTGCAGTATCCCCAAGAGTTCGTGCTCTGGAAGGTGCAACTGCTGAAGAGATTTCTGCGAATGCAGAATTGCAAAAGATCAAAGCTTCATTAGACAAAGCTGAAGTTATCTTAGAAAAAGACGAGTCTTCCATAGTAAAAGCTCCTGATAAAAAATTCGGTGAGAAAGAACTTACTAAGCTAGACGCTACTTTGGAAAAAGACATTCCGAAAGCGGTTACTAAACTAACTGGTGCTGGAGTTTCCAAAACCGAAGAAGAAGAGATCAGAACTATCGTTACTCTGGACAAAGATACTACCGATAAATTAGTAAAACTGAATATCGATCCTAAGTCCGGCAAAGTAGACGAAGCTACTAACGCTGCTAACGAAGCAGAAAGAAAGAAAATCGAAGAAGAATTAGCTAAGCGTCAATCTGACGAGCTAAAAAGATTCAAGAACGTTCTTGTTTCCGCTCCTAAAAACCTGAAAACCAATAAGGATCTTGTAAACTACTACGAGAAACTGGAAAAAATCGTACTGGCTGATGGCAAAACTACCATCATCGGAGCGATCGTAGACCAGCAAGGTAGTACAATGATCGTCCATACCGAAGACGGTATTAAGAAGATCAACCAGGATGATGTAAAAGAAGTTATCTACGACTTCCAAACTAAATCCGAAAACTAATCCACAGGCACAAGCTTAAAGGTGGAAAAATCCCGGGTTACCGAAAGGTGGCTCGGGTTTTTCTATTTATAAGCATCTGTGATCTCCTTGCGAAATTACCTGGCTTTATGATTAGGATGAGTGTCTAAGTAATGATCCCAGAGTCTTAGGATCATGTTTGAAATTTCTTCTAGATCTAAAACTAGAAGCTTATCTTTATAATTCACGAGCAGTTTACTTTTACCGAATTTTTGGATCTCTCCCCATTCAACTCTAAAGCCAGGGATCAAACTGATAGAATCGAATAAAACGTCTTTGATCTCCATTTTGGAAACATGACCATTTTGTTTAGAAAGATAAGATAGAATAGAATGGAAGATGATCTTTTTCATCTCTCCGGTATCCGGAATCTCCGGAAATTTATCTTTGAACCTTTTTAATTTTCGAACCACGGCACTTGCTCGTCCGCGTGATAAGAACTTCTAACCAAAGGTCCAGAGAACACAGTTCTGAATCCTAAGGCTTTTCCAAATTCTTTCAGATCTTTGAATACTTCCGGACGAATATATTCGCTCACAGGAAGATGTGTAGGAGTTGGCTGCAGATATTGTCCAAGGGTAATCATCTGCACTCCGACTGATCTGAGATCTTTTAGAGTTTGGTGAACTTCTTCTAAAGTTTCGCCTAGTCCAAGAATCAATCCACTTTTAGTTAAAAGTCCTCTTCCCGATGCGTGCCCCAGAACATCCAAAGATCTTTCGTATTTTTTGGCGGGAGCTACAGTAGGAAATAATCTCTCTACTGTTTCTAAGTTATGATTGAATATGTCCGGCTTGGAAGAATAAACGATCTCTAAGTTTTCTTCTCTCATTTTGAAGTCCGGAACTAAGATTTCAATTTTGCATTCAGGTAATCTTTCTCGGATCAGTTCTACAGTTTTTTTATAATGAGCCGCTCCTCCATCCGATAGGTCATCTCTGTTTACTGATGTGATAACTACGTGGTTTAGGCCTAATGCCTTTGCGGATTCTGCAACTCTTAGAGGTTCTTCCGGATCTAACGCAAGCGGTTTTCCAAAGGCAACATCACAGTAAGAACAACGTCTTGTGCAGATATCCCCTGCGAGCATATAGGTGGCGGTTTTTCTGGACCAACAATGATTCAGGTTGGGACAGGAAGCGCTTTCGCAGACTGTATTGAGTTTTCCGTCCTCTACGGAACTGCGGACGAAATCGACCGGATTTTCCTTTCCCCGGAAAGGAAGCCTGACCTTTAACCAATCCGGTTT
Coding sequences within it:
- a CDS encoding lipoprotein LipL45 — translated: MNKIISVASAVLMVGLLTSGACKKPAENADSANAKQSQPSAIVVFSVGEAKIQHADLTEDKASLGTVLKEGDKVETKAKAKVDIQFSDGSAVRLAEKSSLEFSALALNTQGNTDTRLSLVSGKVFAKVNKASKDDQFSVVTPTAIAGVRGTSFVVDRTKNDRSVVKVLEGSVAVSPRVRALEGATAEEISANAELQKIKASLDKAEVILEKDESSIVKAPDKKFGEKELTKLDATLEKDIPKAVTKLTGAGVSKTEEEEIRTIVTLDKDTTDKLVKLNIDPKSGKVDEATNAANEAERKKIEEELAKRQSDELKRFKNVLVSAPKNLKTNKDLVNYYEKLEKIVLADGKTTIIGAIVDQQGSTMIVHTEDGIKKINQDDVKEVIYDFQTKSEN
- the lipA gene encoding lipoyl synthase produces the protein MNPLKKKPRSNAYQPAPEKPDWLKVRLPFRGKENPVDFVRSSVEDGKLNTVCESASCPNLNHCWSRKTATYMLAGDICTRRCSYCDVAFGKPLALDPEEPLRVAESAKALGLNHVVITSVNRDDLSDGGAAHYKKTVELIRERLPECKIEILVPDFKMREENLEIVYSSKPDIFNHNLETVERLFPTVAPAKKYERSLDVLGHASGRGLLTKSGLILGLGETLEEVHQTLKDLRSVGVQMITLGQYLQPTPTHLPVSEYIRPEVFKDLKEFGKALGFRTVFSGPLVRSSYHADEQVPWFEN